From a region of the Salminus brasiliensis chromosome 4, fSalBra1.hap2, whole genome shotgun sequence genome:
- the pald1b gene encoding phosphatase domain containing paladin 1b isoform X1, translated as MSETKKQRAKDMSTSSTAVRPSARIMGTTASAGSQPALVAPTHQVGHQGNSMAEDRSSLSSSLQALNIPNSKAKSIITNKVAPVVITYNCREEFQIHDSVLSANYTVGRISDTMPEHYLVLGEFFMVQDVNSRADVLNTTGSYGAPNFRKAKGNYPLYGMGQPSLNGFKQVLQRLESEAYEEVIFVCVREEPIVFLRLDKDFIPYTPRRKENLHENLLHLKRGVRAEQLELSIRKELCDLAKLNENIFYVYNNIEHFKDEPQHVKIVSEEDVHVTEEVYKRPLFSLPSHRYYRLPLPIEGAPLEEDFDAFVNLLRESPGLSVLRDGSRPLPALLFSCQEGVGRTNLGLILGALVLHQLQRAACTSKEEDTEEDKHQPEFQVIQNLICRLPQGQQVLDEVDRAIEMCSEMHNIKDAIYENKRKMEGIAEDYQIQGSSTKGYFLQRSVQSLERYFYLIVFNAYLHDQYPQLFAQSFSQWMCENAWIYRLLGSMDRSELSVPASLVTDGTRILVSSEYLVPDLLGTTKEMRVANFRRVLKMAVYGMAQPSSEAVSVVLSYLTDEKRKHSSILWVNLQEELVVEGNGQMFTPREPVCVEQPIPVCVQNLQQLEMLEAAMKEEILRCEKWLEVTMEQEKQMRMLKSCYTLQELFEQQKTIHPGLTYHRIPFSDCCAPNEEIFDQLLEAMKSTLAEDAGSAFIFNCSDGKDRTTSAMVISTLTLWHFNGFPECGDEEIVSVPDAKYTKGEFEVVMQVVRLLPNGYQMKREVDMALDIVSETMTPMHYHLREIIICSYKQIKTAKSDAESLQLRLKSLQYLERYIYLILFNSYLHLEKKDSWRRPFSLWMHQVAAKAGIYAILNQLGFPEFEAHTDSPLASLRFRWQQRSAHSLPIRGDFI; from the exons ATGTCTGAAACAAAGAAGCAAAGAGCAAAGGATATGAGCACAAGCAGCACAGCTGTTCGACC CTCGGCTCGGATTATGGGTACTACTGCCAGTGCAGGGTCCCAGCCTGCATTGGTGGCACCTACGCACCAAGTTGGTCACCAGGGTAACAGCATGGCTGAAGACAGAAGCTCTCTCAGCAGCTCTTTACAGGCCCTGAACATTCCTAACAGCAAAGCCAAGTCCATCATCACCAACAAGGTGGCCCCTGTGGTCATCAC GTACAACTGCAGAGAGGAGTTTCAAATTCATGATAGTGTCCTGTCAGCCAACTACACAGTGGGAAGAATATCTGATACGATGCCTGAGCATTACCTAGTGCTG GGCGAGTTTTTTATGGTTCAGGATGTGAACAGTAGAGCAGATGTCTTAAACACCACAGGAAGCTATGGGGCCCCAAACTTCCGCAAGGCCAAGGGAAACTACCCTCTCTATGGTATGGGCCAACCTAGCTTGAATGGCTTTAAGCAGGTCCTCCAGAGGCTGGAGAGTGAGGCCTATGAG GAGGTGATATTCGTGTGTGTGCGAGAAGAGCCGATTGTCTTTCTCCGTCTGGATAAAGACTTTATTCCATACACTCCCAGGAGGAAAGAGAACCTCCATGAGAACCTACTCCACCTAAAAAGAGGGGTCAGAGCAGAGCAGCTGGAGCTTTCCATCAGGAAGGAG CTATGTGACCTTGCTAAGCTCAATGAGAACATCTTCTATGTTTATAATAACATTGAACACTTTAAAGATGAGCCACAGCATGTCAAGATTGTGTCTGAGGAAGATGTGCATGTGACTGAGGAGGTCTACAAAAGACCACTGTTCAGCTTGCCTTCTCACAG ATATTACAGACTCCCACTTCCTATAGAGGGGGCACCATTAGAAGAGGATTTTGATGCCTTTGTAAATCTCCTCAGG GAAAGCCCTGGCCTGTCAGTGTTGAGAGACGGCTCCAGGCCTTTGCCTGCACTGCTCTTCAGCTGCCAGGAGGGGGTGGGAAGAACCAACCTCGGCCTAATCCTGGGTGCATTAGTCTTACACCAACTGCAGAGGGCAGCATGTACATCCAA GGAAGAAGACACAGAAGAGGATAAGCATCAGCCAGAATTCCAAGTCATTCAGAATCTTATCTGTCGTCTTCCCCAAGGTCAACAAGTCCTTGACGAG GTTGACAGAGCTATTGAAATGTGTTCGGAAATGCACAACATCAAAGATGCTATATATGAAAATAAGCGTAAAATGGAAGGTATTGCTGAGGACTATCAGATTCAA GGAAGCAGCACAAAGGGTTATTTCCTCCAAAGATCTGTGCAGAGCCTTGAGCGTTATTTCTACCTGATAGTGTTTAACGCTTACCTTCATGATCAG TATCCACAGTTGTTCGCCCAGAGTTTCAGTCAGTGGATGTGTGAGAATGCATGGATCTACAGGCTCCTGGGCAGTATGGATCGATCTGAGCTCTCCGTTCCAGCCAGCCTGGTCACTGATGGAACAAGGATACTG GTGTCTAGTGAATATTTGGTCCCAGACCTGCTTGGTACAACCAAGGAAATGAGAGTGGCCAACTTCAGACGGGTTCTTAAGATGGCTGTGTATGGAATGGCACAGCCAAGCTCTGAG GCTGTGTCTGTGGTACTGTCTTACCTTACGGATGAGAAACGGAAGCACTCCAGCATCCTGTGGGTCAATCTTCAAGAGGAACTTGTCGTGGAAGGAAATGGGCAGATGTTTACTCCTCGAGAGCCAGTTTGTGTGGAGCAGCCAATCCCAGTGTGTGTACAGAACCTGCAACAACTTGAG ATGCTGGAGGCGGCAATGAAGGAAGAAATTCTGAGGTGTGAGAAGTGGCTTGAGGTTACTATGGAGCAGGAGAAGCAGATGAGGATGCTGAAAAGCTGTTATACTCTTCAGGAGCTCTTtgaacagcagaagaccatccATCCAGGTCTCACCTACCATCGCATTCCTTTCTCTGACTGCTGTGCTCCGAATGAAGAG ATATTTGACCAGCTTTTGGAGGCCATGAAGTCCACTCTTGCTGAGGATGCTGGCTCTGcgttcatcttcaactgcagTGATGGGAAAGATCGAACCACGTCTGCGATGGTCATCAGCACACTCACTTTGTGGCACTTTAAT GGCTTTCCTGAATGTGGAGATGAGGAAATTGTAAGTGTTCCAGATGCAAAATACACCAAGGGCGAGTTTGAG GTGGTGATGCAGGTGGTCAGGCTGCTCCCTAATGGTTACCAAATGAAGAGAGAGGTTGACATGGCTCTTGACATTGTCAGTGAGACAATGACTCCCATGCATTACCATTTGCGGGAGATCATTATATGCTCATATAAACAG ATCAAAACGGCTAAATCAGATGCTGAATCTCTGCAGTTACGGCTGAAGAGTTTACAGTACCTGGAGCGCTACATTTACCTCATCCTCTTCAACAGCTACCTCCACTTGGAGAAAAAAGACTCCTGGAGACGGCCCTTCAGCTTGTGGATGCATCAG GTGGCAGCCAAAGCTGGTATCTATGCCATCCTCAATCAGCTGGGCTTCCCTGAATTTGAAGCTCATACAGACTCTCCACTGGCCAGTCTGCGTTTTCGCTGGCAACAACGCAGTGCTCATTCGCTGCCTATCCGTGGAGACTTCATTTAA
- the pald1b gene encoding phosphatase domain containing paladin 1b isoform X2: protein MGTTASAGSQPALVAPTHQVGHQGNSMAEDRSSLSSSLQALNIPNSKAKSIITNKVAPVVITYNCREEFQIHDSVLSANYTVGRISDTMPEHYLVLGEFFMVQDVNSRADVLNTTGSYGAPNFRKAKGNYPLYGMGQPSLNGFKQVLQRLESEAYEEVIFVCVREEPIVFLRLDKDFIPYTPRRKENLHENLLHLKRGVRAEQLELSIRKELCDLAKLNENIFYVYNNIEHFKDEPQHVKIVSEEDVHVTEEVYKRPLFSLPSHRYYRLPLPIEGAPLEEDFDAFVNLLRESPGLSVLRDGSRPLPALLFSCQEGVGRTNLGLILGALVLHQLQRAACTSKEEDTEEDKHQPEFQVIQNLICRLPQGQQVLDEVDRAIEMCSEMHNIKDAIYENKRKMEGIAEDYQIQGSSTKGYFLQRSVQSLERYFYLIVFNAYLHDQYPQLFAQSFSQWMCENAWIYRLLGSMDRSELSVPASLVTDGTRILVSSEYLVPDLLGTTKEMRVANFRRVLKMAVYGMAQPSSEAVSVVLSYLTDEKRKHSSILWVNLQEELVVEGNGQMFTPREPVCVEQPIPVCVQNLQQLEMLEAAMKEEILRCEKWLEVTMEQEKQMRMLKSCYTLQELFEQQKTIHPGLTYHRIPFSDCCAPNEEIFDQLLEAMKSTLAEDAGSAFIFNCSDGKDRTTSAMVISTLTLWHFNGFPECGDEEIVSVPDAKYTKGEFEVVMQVVRLLPNGYQMKREVDMALDIVSETMTPMHYHLREIIICSYKQIKTAKSDAESLQLRLKSLQYLERYIYLILFNSYLHLEKKDSWRRPFSLWMHQVAAKAGIYAILNQLGFPEFEAHTDSPLASLRFRWQQRSAHSLPIRGDFI, encoded by the exons ATGGGTACTACTGCCAGTGCAGGGTCCCAGCCTGCATTGGTGGCACCTACGCACCAAGTTGGTCACCAGGGTAACAGCATGGCTGAAGACAGAAGCTCTCTCAGCAGCTCTTTACAGGCCCTGAACATTCCTAACAGCAAAGCCAAGTCCATCATCACCAACAAGGTGGCCCCTGTGGTCATCAC GTACAACTGCAGAGAGGAGTTTCAAATTCATGATAGTGTCCTGTCAGCCAACTACACAGTGGGAAGAATATCTGATACGATGCCTGAGCATTACCTAGTGCTG GGCGAGTTTTTTATGGTTCAGGATGTGAACAGTAGAGCAGATGTCTTAAACACCACAGGAAGCTATGGGGCCCCAAACTTCCGCAAGGCCAAGGGAAACTACCCTCTCTATGGTATGGGCCAACCTAGCTTGAATGGCTTTAAGCAGGTCCTCCAGAGGCTGGAGAGTGAGGCCTATGAG GAGGTGATATTCGTGTGTGTGCGAGAAGAGCCGATTGTCTTTCTCCGTCTGGATAAAGACTTTATTCCATACACTCCCAGGAGGAAAGAGAACCTCCATGAGAACCTACTCCACCTAAAAAGAGGGGTCAGAGCAGAGCAGCTGGAGCTTTCCATCAGGAAGGAG CTATGTGACCTTGCTAAGCTCAATGAGAACATCTTCTATGTTTATAATAACATTGAACACTTTAAAGATGAGCCACAGCATGTCAAGATTGTGTCTGAGGAAGATGTGCATGTGACTGAGGAGGTCTACAAAAGACCACTGTTCAGCTTGCCTTCTCACAG ATATTACAGACTCCCACTTCCTATAGAGGGGGCACCATTAGAAGAGGATTTTGATGCCTTTGTAAATCTCCTCAGG GAAAGCCCTGGCCTGTCAGTGTTGAGAGACGGCTCCAGGCCTTTGCCTGCACTGCTCTTCAGCTGCCAGGAGGGGGTGGGAAGAACCAACCTCGGCCTAATCCTGGGTGCATTAGTCTTACACCAACTGCAGAGGGCAGCATGTACATCCAA GGAAGAAGACACAGAAGAGGATAAGCATCAGCCAGAATTCCAAGTCATTCAGAATCTTATCTGTCGTCTTCCCCAAGGTCAACAAGTCCTTGACGAG GTTGACAGAGCTATTGAAATGTGTTCGGAAATGCACAACATCAAAGATGCTATATATGAAAATAAGCGTAAAATGGAAGGTATTGCTGAGGACTATCAGATTCAA GGAAGCAGCACAAAGGGTTATTTCCTCCAAAGATCTGTGCAGAGCCTTGAGCGTTATTTCTACCTGATAGTGTTTAACGCTTACCTTCATGATCAG TATCCACAGTTGTTCGCCCAGAGTTTCAGTCAGTGGATGTGTGAGAATGCATGGATCTACAGGCTCCTGGGCAGTATGGATCGATCTGAGCTCTCCGTTCCAGCCAGCCTGGTCACTGATGGAACAAGGATACTG GTGTCTAGTGAATATTTGGTCCCAGACCTGCTTGGTACAACCAAGGAAATGAGAGTGGCCAACTTCAGACGGGTTCTTAAGATGGCTGTGTATGGAATGGCACAGCCAAGCTCTGAG GCTGTGTCTGTGGTACTGTCTTACCTTACGGATGAGAAACGGAAGCACTCCAGCATCCTGTGGGTCAATCTTCAAGAGGAACTTGTCGTGGAAGGAAATGGGCAGATGTTTACTCCTCGAGAGCCAGTTTGTGTGGAGCAGCCAATCCCAGTGTGTGTACAGAACCTGCAACAACTTGAG ATGCTGGAGGCGGCAATGAAGGAAGAAATTCTGAGGTGTGAGAAGTGGCTTGAGGTTACTATGGAGCAGGAGAAGCAGATGAGGATGCTGAAAAGCTGTTATACTCTTCAGGAGCTCTTtgaacagcagaagaccatccATCCAGGTCTCACCTACCATCGCATTCCTTTCTCTGACTGCTGTGCTCCGAATGAAGAG ATATTTGACCAGCTTTTGGAGGCCATGAAGTCCACTCTTGCTGAGGATGCTGGCTCTGcgttcatcttcaactgcagTGATGGGAAAGATCGAACCACGTCTGCGATGGTCATCAGCACACTCACTTTGTGGCACTTTAAT GGCTTTCCTGAATGTGGAGATGAGGAAATTGTAAGTGTTCCAGATGCAAAATACACCAAGGGCGAGTTTGAG GTGGTGATGCAGGTGGTCAGGCTGCTCCCTAATGGTTACCAAATGAAGAGAGAGGTTGACATGGCTCTTGACATTGTCAGTGAGACAATGACTCCCATGCATTACCATTTGCGGGAGATCATTATATGCTCATATAAACAG ATCAAAACGGCTAAATCAGATGCTGAATCTCTGCAGTTACGGCTGAAGAGTTTACAGTACCTGGAGCGCTACATTTACCTCATCCTCTTCAACAGCTACCTCCACTTGGAGAAAAAAGACTCCTGGAGACGGCCCTTCAGCTTGTGGATGCATCAG GTGGCAGCCAAAGCTGGTATCTATGCCATCCTCAATCAGCTGGGCTTCCCTGAATTTGAAGCTCATACAGACTCTCCACTGGCCAGTCTGCGTTTTCGCTGGCAACAACGCAGTGCTCATTCGCTGCCTATCCGTGGAGACTTCATTTAA